The Populus alba chromosome 4, ASM523922v2, whole genome shotgun sequence genome contains a region encoding:
- the LOC118038889 gene encoding alpha-1,3-mannosyl-glycoprotein 2-beta-N-acetylglucosaminyltransferase isoform X2: protein MRLFATQSEYSDRLAAALESENHCTSQSRLLIDQISIHQSNIVSLQEQNRRQAEECRQLKALLDDLERKGIRKVVDKAQVPVAAVVIMACNRADYLQRTIESILKYQSSVASKYPLFVSQDGSDPNVRSKAMSYDQLMYIQHLDSEPVQTERPGELIAYYKIARHYKWAMDQLFYKHNFSRVIILEDDMEIAPDFFDYFEAASALLEKDKSIMAVSSWNDNGQKQFVHDPYELYRSDFFPGLGWMLTKSVWDELSPKWPKAYWDDWLRLKENHKGRQFIRPEVCRTYNFGEHGSSLGQFFQQYLQPIKLNNVKVDWKAKDLSYLTKDNYTKHFADIVRKAKPVHGTDAVLKAYNIEGDVRIQYRDQPDFEWIAHQFGIFEEWKDGIPRTSFKGVVVFRYHTTRRIFLVGPDSLRQLGIEDA, encoded by the exons ATGCGGCTATTTGCGACGCAATCAGAGTACTCAGATCGGCTTGCTGCTGCGCTTGAATCAGAGAATCATTGCACTTCTCAATCGCGATTACTTATTGATCAAATTAGCATTCACCAATCCAATATTGTTTCTCTTCAAG AACAAAATAGACGTCAAGCCGAAGAGTGTAGACAGCTCAAGGCGCTTCTCGATGATCTTGAAA GAAAAGGCATTCGAAAAGTGGTTGACAAGGCACAG GTACCAGTGGCAGCCGTTGTGATCATGGCCTGCAATCGTGCTGATTATTTACAACGGACAATTGAGTCTATTTTGAA GTATCAAAGCTCTGTTGCTTCGAAGTATCCACTTTTTGTGTCTCAG gATGGATCAGACCCAAATGTAAGAAGCAAGGCTATGAGTTACGATCAGCTAATGTACATTCAG CACTTAGATTCTGAACCAGTACAAACAGAAAGACCTGGGGAATTGATTGCATACTACAAGATTGCAA GGCATTACAAATGGGCAATGGATCAATTATTCTACAAGCATAATTTCAGCCGAGTAATTATACTTGAAG ATGATATGGAAATCGCCCCTGATTTTTTTGATTACTTTGAGGCTGCTTCAGCTCTTCTTGAAAAGGATAA GTCCATCATGGCTGTTTCCTCATGGAATGACAATGGACAAAAGCAGTTTGTGCATGATCCTT ATGAACTTTATCGGTCAGATTTCTTTCCTGGACTTGGCTGGATGCTGACTAAATCTGTTTGGGACGAACTATCCCCTAAATGGCCAAAAG CTTACTGGGATGATTGGTTGAGATTAAAGGAGAATCATAAGGGTCGACAGTTCATTCGTCCAGAAGTATGCAGAACATATAACTTCGGTGAGCAT GGCTCTAGTTTAGGGCAGTTTTTCCAGCAATATCTCCAGCCTATTAAACTGAACAATGTAAAG GTTGATTGGAAGGCAAAGGATTTAAGCTACCTGACAAAG GACAATTATACGAAGCATTTTGCTGACATTGTGAGAAAAGCTAAACCTGTCCATGGAACTGATGCTGTTCTTAAGGCCTATAATATAGAGGGTGACGTGCGTATCCAGTACAGGGACCAACCAGACTTTGAATGGATTGCACACCAGTTTGGTATTTTTGAAGAGTGGAAG GATGGAATACCAAGAACATCATTTAAAGGAGTAGTTGTTTTCAGATACCATACAACAAGACGTATATTCCTTGTTGGTCCAGATTCTCTGAGGCAACTTGGGATCGAAGATGCTTGA
- the LOC118038889 gene encoding alpha-1,3-mannosyl-glycoprotein 2-beta-N-acetylglucosaminyltransferase isoform X1 has protein sequence MRKIRCDYRCLLLIAAVVAFFYIQMRLFATQSEYSDRLAAALESENHCTSQSRLLIDQISIHQSNIVSLQEQNRRQAEECRQLKALLDDLERKGIRKVVDKAQVPVAAVVIMACNRADYLQRTIESILKYQSSVASKYPLFVSQDGSDPNVRSKAMSYDQLMYIQHLDSEPVQTERPGELIAYYKIARHYKWAMDQLFYKHNFSRVIILEDDMEIAPDFFDYFEAASALLEKDKSIMAVSSWNDNGQKQFVHDPYELYRSDFFPGLGWMLTKSVWDELSPKWPKAYWDDWLRLKENHKGRQFIRPEVCRTYNFGEHGSSLGQFFQQYLQPIKLNNVKVDWKAKDLSYLTKDNYTKHFADIVRKAKPVHGTDAVLKAYNIEGDVRIQYRDQPDFEWIAHQFGIFEEWKDGIPRTSFKGVVVFRYHTTRRIFLVGPDSLRQLGIEDA, from the exons atgagaaaaataagatGCGATTACCGATGCCTTCTTCTGATAGCAGCCGTAGTCGCATTCTTCTACATCCAG ATGCGGCTATTTGCGACGCAATCAGAGTACTCAGATCGGCTTGCTGCTGCGCTTGAATCAGAGAATCATTGCACTTCTCAATCGCGATTACTTATTGATCAAATTAGCATTCACCAATCCAATATTGTTTCTCTTCAAG AACAAAATAGACGTCAAGCCGAAGAGTGTAGACAGCTCAAGGCGCTTCTCGATGATCTTGAAA GAAAAGGCATTCGAAAAGTGGTTGACAAGGCACAG GTACCAGTGGCAGCCGTTGTGATCATGGCCTGCAATCGTGCTGATTATTTACAACGGACAATTGAGTCTATTTTGAA GTATCAAAGCTCTGTTGCTTCGAAGTATCCACTTTTTGTGTCTCAG gATGGATCAGACCCAAATGTAAGAAGCAAGGCTATGAGTTACGATCAGCTAATGTACATTCAG CACTTAGATTCTGAACCAGTACAAACAGAAAGACCTGGGGAATTGATTGCATACTACAAGATTGCAA GGCATTACAAATGGGCAATGGATCAATTATTCTACAAGCATAATTTCAGCCGAGTAATTATACTTGAAG ATGATATGGAAATCGCCCCTGATTTTTTTGATTACTTTGAGGCTGCTTCAGCTCTTCTTGAAAAGGATAA GTCCATCATGGCTGTTTCCTCATGGAATGACAATGGACAAAAGCAGTTTGTGCATGATCCTT ATGAACTTTATCGGTCAGATTTCTTTCCTGGACTTGGCTGGATGCTGACTAAATCTGTTTGGGACGAACTATCCCCTAAATGGCCAAAAG CTTACTGGGATGATTGGTTGAGATTAAAGGAGAATCATAAGGGTCGACAGTTCATTCGTCCAGAAGTATGCAGAACATATAACTTCGGTGAGCAT GGCTCTAGTTTAGGGCAGTTTTTCCAGCAATATCTCCAGCCTATTAAACTGAACAATGTAAAG GTTGATTGGAAGGCAAAGGATTTAAGCTACCTGACAAAG GACAATTATACGAAGCATTTTGCTGACATTGTGAGAAAAGCTAAACCTGTCCATGGAACTGATGCTGTTCTTAAGGCCTATAATATAGAGGGTGACGTGCGTATCCAGTACAGGGACCAACCAGACTTTGAATGGATTGCACACCAGTTTGGTATTTTTGAAGAGTGGAAG GATGGAATACCAAGAACATCATTTAAAGGAGTAGTTGTTTTCAGATACCATACAACAAGACGTATATTCCTTGTTGGTCCAGATTCTCTGAGGCAACTTGGGATCGAAGATGCTTGA